In the genome of Dickeya fangzhongdai, one region contains:
- a CDS encoding N-6 DNA methylase, whose protein sequence is MPSFIDHQKAFIAEFNATARYHSRYQVFRDFVSCAAAALHNRVCMNDSLEQAYMETIGRYEKDDVIRFSHLLSRIILGMHDAPRDFLGGVFMQLEFGDSCMGQFFTPWDVSRMMAKIQLMGVDALLKTKPFVTLSEPACGAGCMILASAEELREQGFDPSHHLWVSATDIDSLAADMTFVQLSLAGIPAQVITGNALTRDCRRVLFTPAHYYGGWSRRLDSYQDSAA, encoded by the coding sequence ATGCCTTCCTTTATTGATCACCAAAAAGCATTTATTGCCGAGTTCAATGCGACAGCGCGTTACCACTCGCGTTATCAGGTATTCCGCGATTTTGTCAGTTGTGCGGCGGCAGCATTGCACAACCGGGTCTGTATGAATGACAGCCTGGAACAGGCGTATATGGAAACTATCGGGCGGTATGAAAAGGACGATGTCATCCGTTTTTCACATCTGCTTAGCCGAATAATCCTGGGTATGCATGACGCCCCCCGTGATTTTCTTGGCGGTGTCTTTATGCAACTGGAATTCGGCGATAGCTGCATGGGGCAGTTCTTCACACCTTGGGATGTCAGTCGGATGATGGCAAAAATACAGTTGATGGGGGTTGATGCGTTGCTTAAGACAAAGCCTTTTGTGACCTTGAGTGAACCTGCCTGTGGGGCGGGTTGCATGATACTGGCATCGGCAGAAGAGCTTCGGGAACAGGGTTTTGACCCGTCACATCATCTTTGGGTCTCGGCAACGGATATTGACTCACTGGCGGCAGACATGACGTTTGTCCAGTTGTCTCTTGCCGGGATACCCGCCCAGGTGATCACCGGGAACGCGCTGACACGGGATTGCCGACGCGTTCTTTTTACGCCGGCGCATTATTATGGGGGATGGAGCAGGAGGCTCGATTCTTACCAGGATAGTGCGGCTTGA
- a CDS encoding TA system toxin CbtA family protein translates to MFYDAKYWTQLASALLAHHFGLTLNDTNLGEACVVNDQIGKGVQPFEAVNELVDRYELTRLNKNTYQPRSPYLTAADQLMASLDIEKQNPVNSEG, encoded by the coding sequence ATGTTTTATGACGCAAAATACTGGACTCAGTTGGCATCAGCCCTGTTAGCCCACCATTTTGGATTAACGTTGAACGATACCAATCTGGGAGAGGCCTGCGTGGTTAACGATCAGATTGGAAAAGGCGTCCAGCCGTTTGAAGCGGTCAACGAGCTGGTTGACCGATACGAATTGACTCGATTGAACAAGAATACCTATCAGCCACGTTCGCCGTATCTGACGGCAGCGGATCAACTGATGGCAAGCCTGGATATCGAGAAACAAAATCCGGTAAACAGCGAAGGTTGA
- a CDS encoding DUF1281 domain-containing protein: MFEWCENRLDITGKSVCLDVFQQWVVGNCTPHYRHAIQQSIQLFLAGCAGILKPVKSTVYPPYPGLISHGIGSSSTQNQAFEQWLGLLQKDAVLNDDTIRSIERIYHQSGIGAVKWENVPLVSRGIISDILVRQYEQWFGLVGIDDIDVATCWERLMAFPDYAQPCDMLLVLPTRLATELNGNGELLTGISGTLNLYSRLFGMEWPVGQKVRYSREGISSLTVLFDSPRFSPSGDLIAVLSRTFDCLIQHTYIEPGTTVHRYDSYDQGEHVGSGTLLPESDVRPVLYLVNDDTPTGPTPAGMAVGQ, from the coding sequence ATGTTTGAATGGTGCGAAAATCGTCTGGATATCACCGGTAAATCCGTTTGCCTGGATGTGTTTCAGCAATGGGTCGTCGGTAATTGCACTCCGCATTATCGCCATGCCATACAGCAGAGTATTCAGCTGTTTTTGGCCGGATGTGCCGGCATACTCAAACCGGTGAAATCGACGGTATATCCGCCGTATCCGGGGCTGATATCACATGGGATTGGCAGTTCATCCACGCAGAATCAGGCATTCGAGCAATGGCTGGGGTTATTGCAAAAGGATGCGGTGCTGAACGATGACACTATCCGTTCGATCGAGCGCATTTATCATCAGTCCGGTATCGGCGCGGTGAAGTGGGAAAATGTCCCACTGGTATCACGCGGGATAATTTCGGACATCCTGGTACGGCAGTACGAACAGTGGTTTGGTCTTGTCGGTATTGATGATATCGATGTGGCCACATGCTGGGAGAGGCTGATGGCGTTTCCGGATTACGCGCAACCCTGTGACATGCTGTTGGTGTTACCAACACGCCTGGCCACCGAGTTGAACGGTAACGGTGAACTGCTGACAGGCATATCAGGTACCTTAAATCTTTATTCACGGCTTTTTGGGATGGAATGGCCGGTGGGACAAAAGGTACGTTATTCCCGGGAGGGAATAAGCAGTTTAACCGTGTTGTTTGATTCACCCCGGTTTTCACCATCAGGGGATCTGATAGCCGTGTTATCCCGGACCTTTGACTGCCTGATACAGCACACGTACATCGAGCCAGGAACCACAGTTCATCGTTATGACAGTTATGACCAGGGAGAGCATGTGGGCAGCGGTACTTTGTTACCTGAGTCCGATGTCCGCCCGGTGTTGTACCTGGTCAATGACGATACGCCGACCGGGCCAACCCCGGCCGGTATGGCTGTGGGGCAGTGA
- a CDS encoding DUF5983 family protein has product MSGKVSLLHCRVVSTGHLTEADNDRLLDLSCNYQEYGSSEWIHFTGQGYLIRLYAWSKPVLKLKEVGLSKDVRRLIVSLVRRDAIDMVHFDCAGSLVEGFAVHDW; this is encoded by the coding sequence ATGTCTGGCAAAGTGTCACTGCTTCACTGTCGTGTAGTCAGTACCGGGCATTTGACCGAGGCTGATAATGATCGGCTGCTGGATTTGTCCTGTAATTATCAGGAGTACGGCAGCAGTGAGTGGATACACTTCACGGGTCAGGGATATTTGATACGGCTTTATGCCTGGTCAAAACCGGTCCTGAAGTTGAAAGAGGTGGGGCTGTCAAAAGACGTTCGGCGTTTGATAGTCTCACTGGTAAGACGTGACGCTATCGATATGGTGCATTTTGACTGTGCCGGATCGTTGGTTGAGGGTTTTGCCGTTCACGACTGGTAG
- the radC gene encoding RadC family protein — protein sequence MNELISQSCSSFPEREQRIIDMALKLLDRRIRKKGYFMDSPEGVRTYLRLNLEHLEREVFIVMFLDNQHRLIASETLFLGTINATAVYPREVVRMALSFNAAAVVLSHNHPSGNAAPSSADHAITKKLVTALALIDVKVLDHIVVGHGEMVSFAERGWL from the coding sequence ATGAATGAACTGATATCACAATCCTGCTCGAGTTTTCCCGAACGGGAGCAGCGCATTATTGATATGGCGCTGAAACTGCTTGACCGGCGTATCCGAAAGAAAGGGTATTTTATGGACTCGCCGGAAGGTGTGCGAACGTATCTTCGACTTAACCTTGAACACCTTGAGCGAGAGGTATTCATCGTTATGTTTCTGGATAACCAGCACCGACTGATTGCCAGTGAAACCTTGTTTCTCGGGACAATCAATGCGACCGCAGTGTATCCGCGTGAAGTCGTACGGATGGCGTTGTCATTCAATGCTGCCGCTGTCGTATTGTCTCACAATCATCCGTCAGGCAATGCTGCACCGAGCTCGGCAGACCATGCAATAACGAAAAAATTGGTTACTGCACTGGCTCTGATTGATGTCAAGGTACTTGACCATATTGTTGTTGGTCATGGCGAAATGGTGTCATTTGCCGAGCGTGGCTGGTTATAA
- a CDS encoding HEPN domain-containing protein, with translation MSTTKDDMMTLEEARLAAWMAEQYPDLEPDSAEWEQAAQLHFWEQDARAAQAQWDHEHDLFVVSLDDVQQRYRHAMQELRKLYALLDDPQPEIVYRMAVVHAVTVMEAYLMYCARALLEHDWPLRRFFDEYFVPFANVDKKEKQAAREMSLSLFRSVARKYVASSMTFHNVKTIKRYFGAVLHIPPVWPIEPLGIIADWRNDLVHRNGVDKQDVPLDISPHQLQNALQKVCALIEAADIAMQQEIDLFGNGRTEENREIMASALNITLSGDASS, from the coding sequence ATGAGCACGACAAAAGACGACATGATGACCCTGGAAGAAGCGCGGTTAGCGGCGTGGATGGCAGAGCAGTACCCGGACCTGGAGCCGGATTCGGCAGAATGGGAGCAGGCGGCTCAACTCCACTTCTGGGAGCAGGATGCACGGGCTGCGCAGGCACAGTGGGATCACGAACATGACCTGTTTGTCGTCTCCCTGGATGATGTTCAGCAACGTTACCGGCACGCCATGCAGGAGCTGAGGAAACTGTATGCCTTGCTGGATGATCCGCAGCCGGAGATCGTGTACCGGATGGCCGTCGTGCATGCCGTGACCGTCATGGAGGCCTACCTGATGTACTGTGCCAGGGCGCTGCTGGAACATGACTGGCCGCTCCGCCGTTTTTTTGATGAGTATTTTGTGCCTTTTGCCAACGTAGACAAGAAAGAGAAGCAGGCGGCCCGCGAGATGAGTCTTTCTCTGTTCCGTTCCGTTGCACGGAAGTACGTTGCTTCTTCCATGACGTTTCATAACGTTAAAACCATTAAGCGCTATTTCGGTGCTGTACTCCACATTCCACCCGTCTGGCCGATTGAGCCACTGGGTATCATCGCAGACTGGCGGAACGACCTGGTCCACCGTAATGGGGTGGACAAACAGGACGTGCCACTCGATATATCGCCGCATCAGTTGCAGAATGCTCTGCAGAAGGTTTGTGCGCTGATCGAGGCGGCGGACATCGCCATGCAGCAGGAGATTGATCTTTTTGGCAACGGGCGAACAGAGGAAAACCGGGAGATTATGGCGTCAGCACTGAACATAACCTTATCTGGGGATGCATCCTCATGA
- a CDS encoding AAA family ATPase codes for MKLESFRIQNFRSVFDSEVITTDKLTAILGRNESGKTNLLLALHSLNPAEGFTELNTIKDFPRNRKLSECTPDTPVVDSSWSLTSNELAELVAIYPRAEGITSVGISRCYNGEARYINFTGLKGFSFDSQQIKKDVRSIIAQVEVFFDKPENNTEQNQAELKLIKDICTALIPTADRPVTWSKQATGKPQELRKYLTKHDIELKIASEDALIEIEDKLDEISGDGAKQAAARKWVMSRLPVFVLVDEYPEIDGHHHMAQYAQRKQQNNPTKADINFEKLCKVAGIDAAELMAKRNESEVRNQLVNRAGAVVTTEIRRLWQDKPLKVRFNVDSDYFDTYVSDSNNSYDVEVNLDERSRGFKWFFSFYITFFADTKGGKAQNAIILLDEPGLYLHAKSQTDLLNHLTNDFDNQIIFTTHSPFLVPIKSISDVKTVSIAEDKGTTVTNDPSGDSTTLFPLQAALGYDIAQSLFIGSHNLIVEGITDFWYLSTISDLLNSAGRKGLSSKITITPAGGAQRVSYMVSLLSSQNLNVVVLLDDEKQSRATSAELLQQGMLNRKNVLFVSDALEEPRDECDIEDLFDRTTFLQLLGESYDLDPADMTLNEKIPRIVKQIEHALTQGKSKFIKAKPARAFISKMKDAGNMLLSDEELDRFEKLFELINKRMSLRS; via the coding sequence ATGAAACTTGAAAGTTTTCGCATACAGAATTTCAGATCTGTCTTTGACAGTGAAGTGATCACCACCGATAAACTTACGGCCATTCTGGGCAGAAATGAAAGCGGGAAGACAAACCTTCTGCTTGCCTTACATAGCCTCAACCCCGCGGAGGGGTTTACCGAGTTAAATACCATCAAGGATTTTCCCCGTAACAGAAAATTGAGCGAATGCACTCCCGACACACCCGTGGTTGATTCCTCCTGGTCATTAACTTCGAATGAACTGGCCGAACTCGTTGCAATATATCCCCGTGCCGAAGGGATTACTTCCGTCGGGATCAGCAGATGCTACAACGGTGAAGCCCGCTACATCAATTTTACAGGATTAAAAGGGTTTTCGTTTGACAGTCAGCAGATTAAAAAAGATGTCAGATCCATTATCGCGCAAGTTGAGGTTTTCTTCGACAAGCCCGAAAACAACACGGAGCAAAATCAGGCCGAACTGAAATTAATAAAAGATATCTGTACTGCTCTGATACCAACTGCTGACAGACCTGTTACCTGGTCAAAACAAGCAACAGGGAAGCCGCAGGAGCTGAGAAAATATCTGACGAAGCATGATATTGAACTTAAAATCGCTTCAGAGGATGCTCTGATTGAAATTGAAGATAAGCTCGATGAAATCAGCGGTGACGGCGCAAAGCAGGCTGCTGCCAGAAAATGGGTGATGTCTAGGCTCCCCGTTTTTGTACTGGTTGATGAATATCCTGAGATCGACGGGCATCACCACATGGCACAGTACGCCCAGCGGAAACAGCAGAACAACCCGACCAAGGCTGATATCAATTTTGAGAAGCTCTGCAAGGTCGCGGGCATTGACGCAGCTGAGCTGATGGCCAAAAGAAATGAGTCTGAGGTCCGTAATCAGCTGGTTAACCGTGCCGGAGCCGTAGTGACCACTGAAATCAGAAGGCTGTGGCAGGACAAGCCCCTGAAAGTCCGGTTTAATGTGGACAGCGACTATTTCGATACTTATGTCTCGGACTCCAACAATTCCTATGACGTTGAGGTTAATCTTGATGAGAGAAGCAGGGGTTTTAAGTGGTTTTTCTCATTTTACATCACCTTTTTTGCCGATACGAAAGGCGGCAAAGCGCAAAACGCAATAATCCTGCTAGATGAGCCGGGACTGTATCTGCATGCCAAATCACAGACTGATTTACTCAACCACCTGACGAATGACTTTGATAACCAGATAATTTTTACCACTCATTCCCCGTTTCTTGTGCCGATCAAAAGCATTTCTGACGTCAAAACGGTTTCCATTGCGGAAGATAAGGGCACAACGGTAACGAACGATCCCAGCGGCGATTCAACAACGTTATTCCCTCTGCAGGCCGCACTGGGGTATGACATCGCTCAGTCGCTTTTCATTGGCTCCCATAACCTGATTGTCGAAGGTATCACTGACTTCTGGTATCTCAGCACAATTTCTGACCTTCTTAACTCAGCTGGAAGAAAAGGTCTGAGCAGCAAAATTACCATCACCCCCGCGGGAGGAGCTCAGCGTGTTTCCTATATGGTATCCCTGCTTTCCTCGCAGAACCTGAATGTGGTGGTCCTGCTGGATGATGAGAAACAGAGCCGGGCAACGTCTGCAGAATTACTGCAACAGGGCATGCTGAACAGGAAAAATGTATTATTTGTTTCGGATGCGCTGGAAGAGCCGCGGGATGAGTGTGACATTGAGGACCTTTTCGACCGAACCACTTTTCTGCAGCTGCTCGGTGAAAGCTACGACCTTGATCCGGCTGATATGACGCTGAATGAAAAAATCCCCCGCATTGTCAAACAGATTGAGCATGCTCTGACTCAGGGAAAATCAAAGTTCATTAAGGCAAAACCCGCGAGAGCTTTTATCAGTAAAATGAAAGATGCCGGTAATATGCTCCTCTCTGATGAAGAGCTGGATCGCTTTGAAAAGCTGTTTGAGTTAATCAACAAACGGATGTCTTTGCGCAGTTAG
- a CDS encoding UvrD-helicase domain-containing protein produces the protein MSYMNTDEQEAVIHWKGRHLVVNAFAGTGKTSTLVRYAQANPDTKMLYLAYNRAVRDEAERKFPFNVECKTSHQLAWMQFGKHFKNRLTGNLRITDIARKLNTRHWALARTVLSALNHFLCSASVAPGYEHLPDEDERDGLDAEKILGAVQFLWNEMSRMDSTFPVTHDTYLKLFQLSSPDLSKRWDTILFDEAQDANPVTSALVLGQNCNVVLVGDRHQQIYRFRGADNALNAPALESADRLWLTQSFRFGPAVADMANLLLQRQGETHPVVGNGGEDIVADRVPAGVSPFTVLSRTVAGVIGSALQASLREKRVYWVGGIEGYKTEELEDLYWFSVDMPERMRTPRLSREYRDFDEYKSVAKATNDVEMNQAIGLLDKYFPLPQKLQVLRRQATTKENEADVVVSTAHRSKGLEWDTVILNDDFADITDPLLSEAERTDETNLLYVATTRARKLLIRNELLQLLAEQAEAGHETASSQIQVVETVSQLSAEYTDDSMP, from the coding sequence ATGTCCTATATGAACACCGATGAGCAGGAGGCCGTCATCCACTGGAAAGGGCGGCATCTGGTGGTTAATGCTTTTGCCGGCACGGGGAAAACATCAACACTGGTGCGATACGCCCAGGCTAATCCTGATACGAAGATGCTATATCTCGCTTACAATCGCGCTGTCCGCGATGAAGCTGAGCGAAAATTCCCCTTCAATGTTGAGTGCAAAACGTCACATCAGCTCGCCTGGATGCAGTTCGGCAAGCATTTCAAAAACAGGCTGACCGGTAATCTACGCATTACCGATATTGCCCGTAAGCTCAATACCCGCCACTGGGCGCTGGCCAGGACAGTGTTATCGGCCTTGAATCACTTTCTGTGCAGTGCATCGGTAGCGCCGGGTTATGAGCACCTTCCAGATGAAGACGAACGCGATGGACTGGATGCTGAAAAGATACTGGGAGCCGTACAGTTTTTGTGGAATGAAATGAGCCGGATGGATTCGACATTTCCCGTAACGCATGACACGTACCTGAAGTTGTTCCAGTTGTCATCACCTGACCTTTCAAAACGATGGGACACCATCCTGTTTGACGAGGCGCAGGATGCTAACCCTGTGACCAGTGCATTGGTATTAGGGCAGAACTGCAATGTGGTTTTGGTTGGTGACCGGCATCAGCAGATTTACCGTTTCCGGGGAGCGGATAATGCCCTGAACGCGCCGGCGCTGGAAAGTGCTGATCGGCTCTGGTTAACCCAAAGTTTTCGCTTTGGTCCTGCCGTAGCTGATATGGCGAATCTACTGCTGCAACGCCAGGGCGAAACACATCCTGTTGTTGGGAATGGCGGCGAGGATATTGTGGCTGATCGGGTGCCAGCTGGTGTTTCGCCTTTTACGGTACTCAGTCGTACGGTTGCCGGCGTGATTGGTTCTGCGCTTCAGGCCAGTTTGCGTGAGAAACGCGTGTATTGGGTGGGCGGTATTGAAGGGTATAAGACGGAAGAGCTGGAGGACCTGTATTGGTTCTCCGTGGATATGCCCGAACGTATGCGTACTCCACGTCTTAGTCGTGAATACCGGGATTTTGACGAATATAAATCTGTCGCCAAAGCGACGAATGATGTGGAAATGAACCAGGCGATTGGTCTACTGGATAAGTATTTTCCGTTGCCACAAAAGCTACAGGTGTTACGGCGTCAGGCAACGACGAAGGAGAACGAGGCCGATGTCGTGGTATCAACTGCGCATCGTAGTAAGGGCCTGGAATGGGATACGGTGATATTGAATGACGATTTTGCCGATATTACCGATCCGTTGCTGTCAGAGGCTGAGCGAACGGACGAGACTAATCTGCTGTATGTGGCCACAACACGAGCCCGAAAGCTGTTGATCAGAAATGAGTTGCTGCAACTGCTGGCTGAACAGGCTGAAGCAGGACATGAAACAGCAAGCAGTCAGATTCAGGTCGTGGAGACGGTGTCCCAGCTGTCGGCTGAATACACTGACGATTCCATGCCGTAA
- a CDS encoding DUF4238 domain-containing protein — translation MKITRKQHHVYRKYLSSWTDNKETKGKIWCYFKKNRAIHNPSLMGIAHERDFYELKELTDLEKIALAFLSKPNNKSKQELPLFDTLKNVIKIENINKNLKNSKLEDKGNQNLSDFRKQFGEEIQGFYESWGIHYLATLEKKDLEFFLCEKQRIEFAFFLFMQYARTTSQRKRFIQLYEFIKMSKPVIGKNMEKLAEPLIREQVSISIRTARAQLYEIDNNLKIEKIVPYLIENQVLEMVTLFSILNPMKLDLLISPPNNHFITADQPVINLMADPDYQNIQGNSFYYPITPELAIKMAQHDNWQTQILHISKEEVHSLNEKIAQLSDAQIYACCKEDLEWLLN, via the coding sequence ATGAAGATCACCAGAAAACAACACCATGTATATAGAAAATACCTATCCTCCTGGACTGACAATAAAGAAACCAAGGGGAAAATATGGTGTTACTTTAAAAAAAACAGAGCCATACATAACCCATCATTGATGGGGATAGCACACGAAAGAGATTTTTATGAACTAAAAGAGTTAACCGATCTTGAAAAAATAGCCTTGGCTTTTCTTTCAAAACCAAATAATAAATCCAAACAAGAACTTCCCCTGTTTGACACCTTAAAAAACGTAATAAAAATAGAAAACATCAACAAAAACCTGAAAAATAGCAAATTAGAAGACAAGGGGAATCAGAATCTTTCAGATTTCAGGAAACAGTTTGGCGAGGAAATTCAAGGATTTTATGAATCATGGGGGATTCATTACCTTGCCACTTTAGAGAAAAAGGACTTAGAATTTTTTCTCTGTGAAAAACAACGAATAGAATTCGCTTTCTTTCTGTTCATGCAATATGCCAGAACAACGAGCCAAAGAAAAAGGTTTATTCAACTTTATGAATTCATCAAAATGTCTAAACCTGTCATTGGAAAAAACATGGAAAAACTGGCCGAGCCACTCATTAGAGAACAGGTTTCTATATCCATAAGAACAGCAAGAGCTCAGCTCTATGAGATTGATAATAACTTAAAGATAGAAAAAATAGTACCCTACCTTATCGAAAATCAAGTTCTTGAAATGGTAACGTTATTTTCCATACTAAACCCGATGAAACTAGATTTGTTAATATCACCACCTAATAATCACTTTATCACAGCTGATCAACCGGTGATTAACCTAATGGCAGACCCGGATTATCAAAACATTCAGGGAAATAGTTTTTATTACCCAATAACTCCGGAACTAGCAATAAAAATGGCACAACATGATAACTGGCAAACTCAAATATTGCATATTTCAAAAGAAGAAGTTCACTCATTGAACGAGAAGATAGCTCAACTTAGCGACGCGCAAATCTATGCTTGCTGTAAAGAAGACCTAGAATGGTTATTGAACTGA
- a CDS encoding PIN domain-containing protein, translated as MELQTRLVFIDTSAYETKKLQFGHFVLARLQQLVEEEKIHLLITDVVRAEIEAHLKKYAEAAVKEHKNFRKKGSFLCVADEVTGGGLFPELTSEAVLRVAMEKFRALVDNGLTESVSVAEVNPKLIFDAYFSGTAPFHREAKKSEFPDAFSLAAVDAVARARHHKVYVVSADEDMAAVAAANDNYIHLPAIDTLLDLVNRNDDELAELSTFADGILEQLKDDVIRMAREHLNRAEFMPVSSGEYEPDIYETEITAVSIDDVQLIDVSKDDATYDITFKVDVTATYDYEDFSGAVWDKEDRAYYGVEVSSDSYRHQERYTAALEIGFMDGIKANAEIHFLNFDDSIFLLELDSAEHIEYDAYKPQVPDPF; from the coding sequence ATGGAACTACAGACAAGACTCGTGTTTATTGACACCTCTGCATACGAAACAAAAAAACTCCAGTTCGGTCATTTCGTTCTGGCCAGGCTTCAGCAGCTCGTCGAAGAAGAAAAAATACACCTGCTCATCACCGATGTGGTTCGCGCAGAAATAGAAGCACATCTGAAAAAATACGCCGAGGCGGCGGTTAAGGAACATAAAAATTTCCGTAAAAAAGGGAGCTTTTTATGCGTGGCCGACGAGGTTACGGGAGGTGGCCTCTTCCCGGAACTCACCTCAGAAGCGGTACTCAGAGTGGCTATGGAAAAATTCCGGGCGTTAGTTGATAACGGGTTAACCGAATCCGTGTCTGTCGCAGAAGTGAATCCGAAACTCATTTTTGATGCTTATTTTTCCGGCACCGCACCGTTTCACCGTGAGGCGAAAAAGTCGGAGTTTCCGGATGCGTTTTCCCTGGCCGCAGTGGATGCTGTGGCGAGGGCTCGTCACCATAAAGTATATGTCGTCAGTGCTGATGAGGATATGGCAGCAGTCGCGGCGGCTAATGACAATTATATTCACCTTCCAGCCATCGATACGCTGCTAGACCTGGTTAACAGGAATGATGACGAGCTGGCGGAACTGTCCACGTTTGCGGATGGTATTCTGGAGCAGCTGAAGGATGACGTGATAAGGATGGCACGAGAACATCTGAATAGAGCAGAGTTCATGCCCGTATCTTCCGGAGAGTACGAACCGGATATCTATGAAACAGAGATAACCGCAGTCAGCATTGATGACGTTCAGCTGATTGACGTCAGCAAAGATGACGCTACTTACGACATCACGTTTAAGGTTGATGTTACGGCCACCTACGATTACGAAGATTTCTCCGGCGCTGTCTGGGATAAAGAAGATCGTGCGTACTATGGCGTTGAGGTCTCCAGTGATTCCTATCGCCATCAGGAACGGTACACGGCGGCGCTTGAGATTGGATTTATGGACGGGATAAAGGCAAACGCGGAGATTCATTTTCTGAACTTTGATGACAGTATCTTCCTCCTGGAGCTGGACAGCGCTGAACATATTGAGTATGACGCGTATAAGCCTCAAGTACCCGATCCCTTCTGA
- a CDS encoding ATP-dependent nuclease — MFIKSMRIDNFKGYHGGNNSIDFNIPDGTTEGSGLNIFVGENNSGKSTIFEALDFIKDGTKKEVSELVNKSNPDIKPDSLSVEVTYTGDISNVVRAHIQENKISSFLNQIFINNSSEFFRVKRIWKKTNEGDVKKILFWNESDQEYSNPSGIDAPFKKFYDNNFIWADTNPSDESKFGASTICGSLLKDIALGHVETTEYKNFVTSYHELFNNQGSQLRAKISQIESLVQQVFSSQFGVANISFSFEELQIENFFKTAGVIIDDGVSVPMTEKGHGMQRAVALALLQVYADITSNVANAPVSKPFYLFIDEPEICLHPSGQIKLLNALMAISKRKQVFITTHSPFMLSSPNLKNAGLFIFKKNNNMNFISKASASPMFPWSPSWGEISYKAYELPTVDLHNELYGYLQEQSGQHSLQNFEQWFNNNGIACSKQWTQEDQGIPRNPRPATLQTFIRNHIHHPENVTMQSQRYTQAELKQSIQEMVDLLARLP; from the coding sequence ATGTTCATTAAATCGATGAGGATAGATAATTTCAAGGGCTATCATGGTGGTAATAATTCAATAGATTTCAATATTCCTGATGGTACCACTGAAGGTAGTGGATTGAATATTTTTGTTGGCGAGAATAACTCTGGTAAGTCTACAATATTTGAAGCCCTCGACTTTATAAAGGATGGGACAAAGAAGGAGGTTAGTGAACTGGTAAATAAATCTAACCCTGATATAAAACCCGATAGTCTGTCTGTTGAAGTTACATATACTGGCGATATAAGCAATGTTGTCAGAGCTCACATTCAGGAAAATAAAATATCTTCTTTTTTGAATCAAATATTTATTAATAATAGCTCCGAGTTCTTTCGTGTAAAAAGAATATGGAAAAAAACTAATGAAGGTGATGTAAAGAAAATACTCTTTTGGAATGAATCTGATCAGGAGTACTCAAATCCAAGTGGTATTGATGCCCCCTTCAAGAAGTTTTATGATAATAATTTTATTTGGGCTGATACCAATCCAAGTGATGAGTCTAAGTTTGGTGCTTCCACAATCTGTGGCTCATTGCTGAAAGATATAGCTCTAGGTCATGTTGAAACAACGGAGTATAAAAATTTTGTCACAAGCTATCATGAGCTGTTTAACAATCAAGGATCTCAGTTAAGAGCAAAAATATCACAAATAGAGAGTCTGGTTCAGCAGGTTTTTTCATCACAATTTGGAGTGGCTAATATCTCTTTTTCCTTTGAGGAACTTCAGATTGAAAATTTTTTCAAAACTGCTGGTGTTATTATCGATGATGGTGTTTCTGTGCCTATGACTGAAAAAGGTCATGGTATGCAAAGGGCTGTAGCTCTTGCTCTTCTGCAGGTTTATGCCGATATTACATCTAATGTCGCTAATGCTCCTGTATCAAAGCCATTTTATTTATTCATAGATGAACCGGAAATTTGCCTGCATCCGTCTGGACAAATAAAATTATTGAATGCACTGATGGCAATATCAAAAAGGAAGCAAGTGTTTATAACAACACATTCACCTTTTATGCTTTCATCTCCAAATTTGAAAAATGCTGGGCTATTCATCTTCAAAAAAAATAATAATATGAATTTTATTTCTAAGGCCAGCGCATCACCTATGTTCCCTTGGAGTCCTTCATGGGGGGAAATTAGTTATAAGGCATATGAGCTACCTACGGTAGATTTGCATAACGAGCTTTATGGGTATTTACAGGAGCAAAGTGGTCAGCACTCACTTCAGAATTTTGAGCAGTGGTTTAATAATAATGGAATTGCTTGCAGTAAGCAGTGGACTCAGGAAGATCAGGGTATTCCACGCAATCCACGGCCAGCCACTTTACAAACGTTTATTCGTAATCATATACATCATCCAGAGAATGTCACTATGCAGTCTCAACGATACACTCAAGCAGAGCTCAAACAATCTATCCAGGAAATGGTAGATTTACTTGCTCGTCTCCCATAA